One window from the genome of Acinetobacter sp. LoGeW2-3 encodes:
- a CDS encoding universal stress protein translates to MKRVIACIDSSPCINALAEAAAWIAKQTHRELVLLQVLDYYPASYHLGEISGVIGFESNAMLLKELAELEQKQSELALDYSNNLLRHISDQIKEKHNINTIHIQEKGDFLEQSFQLLRPDDIVVIGRLGERSAEKNKPMGTNVENFIRGANCTVMTVGENFKPPTRFIFAYEYSPTCIKMMKRIAESDLLKLLQCHLLYVGDHAEILNEPLNYLKEAGLDVVPEYRYGDVAENILSYQQEQGIQLIVLGAFSHSKIHQFFLGSIATTIFRNSKVPLLVAK, encoded by the coding sequence ATGAAACGTGTCATTGCCTGCATAGATTCTTCTCCTTGCATTAATGCCCTCGCAGAAGCGGCTGCATGGATTGCCAAGCAAACCCATCGCGAGCTGGTCTTATTGCAAGTTCTAGATTATTACCCTGCCAGTTATCATTTGGGGGAAATCAGCGGTGTGATCGGTTTTGAAAGCAATGCCATGTTGCTGAAGGAATTGGCCGAACTTGAACAGAAACAAAGCGAATTGGCTCTCGACTATAGCAATAATCTGCTGCGGCATATTTCTGACCAGATCAAAGAAAAACACAACATCAATACCATCCATATTCAGGAAAAAGGTGATTTCCTGGAACAAAGCTTTCAGCTGCTGAGACCCGATGACATTGTGGTGATTGGTCGCTTAGGTGAACGATCTGCCGAGAAAAATAAGCCGATGGGCACCAATGTAGAAAACTTTATCCGTGGTGCCAACTGTACGGTCATGACGGTAGGTGAAAACTTTAAGCCGCCAACACGTTTTATCTTTGCCTATGAATATTCACCAACCTGTATCAAGATGATGAAGCGCATTGCTGAAAGTGATTTGCTGAAACTATTACAATGTCACTTACTCTATGTCGGCGATCATGCAGAAATCCTGAATGAACCGCTGAATTATCTGAAAGAAGCTGGACTGGATGTTGTACCAGAATACCGCTATGGTGATGTGGCTGAGAATATTTTGTCTTATCAGCAAGAACAGGGCATTCAGCTAATTGTCCTAGGTGCTTTCAGCCACAGCAAGATTCATCAGTTTTTCCTGGGTAGCATTGCGACCACAATCTTCCGGAATTCAAAAGTCCCACTTCTGGTAGCTAAATAA